The Lathyrus oleraceus cultivar Zhongwan6 chromosome 5, CAAS_Psat_ZW6_1.0, whole genome shotgun sequence genome includes the window TGTGAAATTCAGAGGTTCAAAGATCTCAAATCAAAATAGTTTGCTATGTAGGAAGTTCTGAAGAAGCTATATGCATATAAATGTTAAAGACAATTGTGCAAAACATATACCTGGCAACTTTTTGGGTTTCCTCATTGGAACAAATTTTGCTCCGATCGCCAATGCAATTGGTGGGCCAAAAATAAAGCCCCTTGCTTCAACGCCTGCATTATGTCATAAATAAAGCCATCAGATACAAATCAGTTACTTGATTTGAGAAGATTCAAAAACAGAATTAAAAGAAACTGAAGCATCTAGAGTTCTAAAATATTTAAGACTAGAGTAGTTAAGCTACTGTTAAGCTATAACAGAATGTAATCTAATCTGTTATTACAGTGATTGTTACAGCTTCAGCTTAGTTTCTGACCATATCTATAAATCTCATGTGTAAAAGGGTTTAGGGCAATGGTAAAAACATAAACAGAAGGAAAATTGTACATTAAAAGTTATGATAAATTCACAAAGACCAAGCAAACAGAAACACAAATTGCCAAAAAAAATAGGGTAGAATTGAAGAATACCTGCAACAACAGAAATGTTTTGATCTCTGTACCTCTCAACAAACAAATCAATGGTATCCTTGAAAGCCTTTGTATCGAGAAGCAGTGTGGTTATATCCTGAAACATAATCCCTAACAATGGAGAAAAAATGAGCCATATCAATTATCATACAGCGAAAAACAAAGAGTGAAAATCTATGGATCGGGAAAAAAGAGAGAGTATTGACCTGGCTTGGGAAAGTCGGGGATGATACGGATCGCAGATGAGATTCCAGCTATACGCGGGTCTTGAACTTGAGAATCCTTTGAAGCCATTGCTGGAACTTGCGGAGAGTCACTCGCTGATCAACAAAAGAAGATTACGTtagagagagagggagagagagagagagagagagagagagagggagggagagagagagTACATGAAGTAGTGGAACGCAGGGGTCGTAAACGAATCAGAGATGAAGTTGAATTTGCGATCGCTACGGAGTGTGGTGGGAATCTAAGACAAGGGGGGAGAGTAATAGTGACGGCTGCTCCAAACAACGAATGGGAGGAACACAACAAAAGCCTACTTGATTGCATTCTCTCTTGCTTCACTTTACTACATGATCACTTTCCTAATACTCCCTTCCTAccaaaataatttatttataaaaaaaatacaaaatgATTCAATTTCTTTTAATTGAAGAGGAAATTTAAAAATGTCTAGTTATATCAGCTTAGTTGATAGTTATTGTATATTTCGAGTAAAGGGAAGCGAGTAAATCGGATAAGTATAAACCTTGCATAGGTCAAAACTCGGTCAGGGTTCATATAATCGCAAAGCAAGCACATCAGAATTGGACTCGTAATAAACTCTGACAGAAGAATAAGGTGGTCCCGACCTTATGATCGGTGTTAGGAAGTCATATGAACAGTCATAAGAGATTGTTATGAAATACCTCTATGATTGCATGAGAGTTGCATAAACTTAGGGAAAAGACGTTATGTGATGATTATAAAGGATGACGTACGCTACCTAGAGTCACCTTAATGAGGGGTATGAAGAAGCACCTCTTTAAGGGTCATTGATGGATGAAGGAGTATAAAAAAAGACTTCCTCCGTGAGAAGAAGGAAAACCAAGAGACCAATATACCTCATAACAAAATCTCGTGTTTGAGGATGAGGGTGTGCACTAGGATTAGTTCTTTGTGCTAGGGTTTTTGTTGAGTCTTTATTTCTTGTATTCCACACTAATGttatcattcatatcataaggCTTAGTGTTGGTTTGTTTTAGTTGAGTTGTATTCAACATTCATCATTATGTGTATTGATGTTGATCACTTGGGattagtgattgagagaaagtgagatagagttctcatatttaggggggGACCTAAATATAAAGACATTGGGGGTAGAATTAAGAAAAGGGGCAATGAACAATGGGCTTGTACATATAAGATACTTTGTACTAATTCTATTAGAATAATGGATTTCCTTTCTTGGGTAGAGTGTCCTTTAGACGTAGGTGTTGTTTGTATCGAATAAGGTTACCAATCTCTTGTATTATTTTATTGATTTCACCttgtttttattgttgttgtcttattttatttattatggtATAACTAGTTGGACTAGGTTTCCCAACGTCGTGTCAAACATCTGTCTATTGATGAATAAAATgtcaattggtatcagagcatgcATCTTGTTCTGTTTGGGTGAGGTCCATGGAATATTTTTTTTGTTCATATGGACAACACAAAGGATGGAGGGTCTATCAACagaccacctattttggatgACACCAGTTATGATTATTGGAAATCTAAGTTGGTTCCCTTTCTTAAATCCATAGACAACAAAATTTGGAAGGTTGTGGTAAAAGGGTGGAAATACCCTGTGACTGTTTCTCAAGATGGAACATTAGACTTAAAGCCAGAAGTATGATGGGCTGGTGCAGAAGATAATGAAGCTCTTGGAAACTCGAAGGATTTGAATGTTATTTTCAATGGGGTTAACAAGAACATGTTTAAATTGATCATCACATGTACTGAAGCTAAAGAGGGTCGAGAGATTCTCACGACTGCTCATGAAGGCAGGTCCAAGGTTATGATGTCAAGGTTGCAGCTCCTCACAACACAACTTGAGAATctaagaatgaaagaagatgaatCCATCTTTGACTTCAACATCAGACTGCGTGTTATTGCCAATACTTATTTTTCTTTAGGAGAGAAGATGTCTGAAGAAAAGCTGGCAAGAAATCCTAAGATCTCTTCCCAAGAAGTTTGATATTAAGATCTCTGCAATTGAAGAATCCCAATACCTTAGCAGCATCAAAATTAATGAACTCATTGGTTCTTTACAAACCTTTGGGAGATCCTTGAATGATagatctgaaaagaagaacaaaatcATAACTTTTGTGCCTAACACTTAAGAGGATGGAAATCATGGTGAAAGCCTGTCTGATGTTATAGGACTTATTGGAAGAAAGTTCAACAAATCCTTGAGAAGGCTAGAAAGACAATAGAGGATAAATGTCCTAGATAAGAGATCTATCATCAGTCCCCTGAACGAGAGCCCAGATGATCAAACATCCAACAAAGGTAAAAGAGCTCAATGTTATGAATGTGAAGGGTTTGGCCACATTAAAGTTGAATGTCCCACGTTTCTAAAGAAACAGAGAAAGGGATTATCAATCACTTGGTTTGAGTCTAatgatgaaagtgaagaagaaatAGCTAATAAAGTAATGGCATTTATTGGGAAATATGACTCTTACAGTGAGTCTAGTGATGAAGAGATGTCGTCAGAAGAACTTGTTGAAACTTATAGATATTTTCTCATTTAGTGGAAAGAATGATGCTTTAGATAAGAGACTAAAAATACCATAAGTGCTCTTCTTCAAGAAGAAGAGAAA containing:
- the LOC127088027 gene encoding adenine phosphoribosyltransferase 4; translated protein: MQSSRLLLCSSHSLFGAAVTITLPPCLRFPPHSVAIANSTSSLIRLRPLRSTTSSSDSPQVPAMASKDSQVQDPRIAGISSAIRIIPDFPKPGIMFQDITTLLLDTKAFKDTIDLFVERYRDQNISVVAGVEARGFIFGPPIALAIGAKFVPMRKPKKLPGEVISEEYSLEYGTDKIEMHVGAVQAGERALVIDDLIATGGTLNAAIKLLERVGVNVVECACVIELPELKGREKLGGRSLFVLVEGEGA